DNA from Acidobacteriota bacterium:
CTGTGCGGTCTGCTGTGCGGTCTGCCTGTTGACACCCGGCCGCGCGGGTTCTTATACTTGCGCCCGGCGTAGCCAGCCTCCAGGCTTCTCGTCCTGATGCGTGCGCCCATCCGGCCACGCGAACCTCGCTCGTTCACGTTTCTGGTCCACCCTGCTGCCATGACGACCCATCCGAAGCGCGGGCCCGCGCGCCAGCCGCGCGATCAGGCTGCCCGAACCCGTCGTGCCGAACCGCCCGTCCTCGATGTCGCCGCCGAGGCGGCCGAGACCCCGCCCGAGGGCGGAGCGGGGCCCCGAGCGAACGGGTTGAACATCACCGACCTCAAGGACATGGGCATCCAGCACCTGACGCAGGTCGCCAAGGATCTGAGCGTGGCCGGCGTGTCGGGGATGCGGAAACAGGATCTCATCTTCCAGATCCTGAAGGCCCAGACCGAGCAGAGCGGCTACATCTTCTCGGAGGGCGTGCTCGAGCTGCTCCCCGACGGGTTCGGCTTCCTGCGGGCACCCGACTACAACTACCTGCCGGGCCCGGACGACATCTACGTGTCGCCGTCGCAGATCCGGAAATTCGACCTGCACACGGGCGACACCGTCTCGGGCCAGATCCGGTCACCAAAGGAAGGGGAGCGCTACTTCGCGCTGATCAAGGTCGAGGCGGTCAACTTCGAGGCGCCGGGCCAGGCGCGCGAGAAGGTCTTCTTCGAGAACCTCACCCCGCTCTATCCGCAGGAGCGCATCCGGCTCGAGACGGCCGGCGACAACCTGTCGGCGCGGGTCATGGACTTCATGACGCCCATCGGGAAGGGCCAGCGCGGCCTCATCGTGGCGCCGCCGCGCACGGGCAAGACGATGCTGCTGCAGAGCATCGCGCAGTCGGTGGCCGCCAACCACCCCGAGGTGTTCCTCATTGTCCTGCTCATCGACGAGCGG
Protein-coding regions in this window:
- the rho gene encoding transcription termination factor Rho, whose translation is MNITDLKDMGIQHLTQVAKDLSVAGVSGMRKQDLIFQILKAQTEQSGYIFSEGVLELLPDGFGFLRAPDYNYLPGPDDIYVSPSQIRKFDLHTGDTVSGQIRSPKEGERYFALIKVEAVNFEAPGQAREKVFFENLTPLYPQERIRLETAGDNLSARVMDFMTPIGKGQRGLIVAPPRTGKTMLLQSIAQSVAANHPEVFLIVLLIDERPEEVTDMQRSVQGEVISSTFDEPAQRHVQVAEMVIEKAKRLVEHKKDVLILLDSITRLARAYNSVIPPSGKVLSGGLDSNALQKPKRFFGAARNVEEGGSLTIIATALVDTGSRMDDVIFEEFKGTGNMEIHLDRKLVDKRVFPAIDIQKSGTRKEELLISREDLNRIWVLRKVLNPLSPVEAMELLLDKMGRTRSNADFLSAMQRG